Proteins from one Desulfovibrio intestinalis genomic window:
- the yidC gene encoding membrane protein insertase YidC: MQDGKNLIIAIVLCLIVIVGWGYLAEHMGWTSKPAPVAQQNQSQQAPQQQAQTAPAPAQTNLPVFAPSAGRDLTVDTPLYEAVIYSGGGALRSFKLKNYQVGLVADSPLVNMVDPKTAQVAPLGLVINSQPSWSTGQWSMDTDEKGLTLGQNQQGTLRLIGEVDNLRVVRELTFNSSNYLISEKVRVTNQGEQARSVRVSYTAAADASNASGDRYDAMRIAWDNDGSLKEESSSGTLETTGVQAVGKIYWAGAMSTYFLTAVLPGDVNNVTIKGVMQQNVYRAAVEEQETLLGPGQEKELSVSYWVGPKVRSELQAVSPQLAKSVDLGFFHIIAKGLLWLLEFFQKYVHNWGLSIILLTVLIKAVFWPLTAKSYASMEKMKKLQPHMTELREKYKDNKEQMNKEVMSLYKTYGVNPASGCVPILIQMPVFFGLYQALLTSIELRHAPFIKYLPGTDMLWLADLSTKDPLYITPIIMGFTMFLQQKMSPPATDPTQQKIMMFLPIIFTVLFLNFPSGLVLYWLVNNVLSIAQQQMMIRKFKAHAAAK; encoded by the coding sequence ATGCAAGACGGTAAAAATCTTATCATCGCCATTGTTCTTTGTCTTATTGTCATTGTCGGCTGGGGTTATCTGGCCGAGCATATGGGCTGGACCTCCAAGCCCGCCCCCGTGGCGCAGCAAAATCAAAGCCAGCAGGCTCCGCAGCAGCAAGCGCAGACCGCGCCTGCACCTGCGCAGACTAACCTGCCTGTTTTTGCGCCCTCAGCCGGGCGCGACCTCACTGTGGACACTCCCCTTTATGAAGCCGTTATTTACAGCGGCGGCGGCGCGCTGCGCTCGTTCAAACTCAAGAACTATCAGGTTGGCCTGGTGGCTGATTCGCCGCTGGTCAATATGGTTGATCCCAAGACGGCCCAGGTGGCCCCTCTTGGGCTGGTTATCAACAGCCAGCCTTCGTGGAGCACCGGCCAGTGGTCTATGGATACCGATGAAAAGGGCCTTACCCTTGGGCAGAATCAGCAGGGAACCCTGCGCCTGATCGGTGAAGTGGACAATTTGCGCGTGGTTCGTGAATTGACCTTCAACTCTTCGAACTACCTTATCAGCGAAAAAGTTCGTGTGACGAACCAGGGCGAACAGGCCCGCAGCGTGCGCGTGAGCTACACAGCTGCCGCTGATGCAAGCAATGCATCTGGCGACCGTTACGACGCCATGCGCATTGCCTGGGATAATGACGGCAGCCTCAAGGAAGAAAGCTCATCCGGCACCCTTGAAACCACAGGCGTGCAGGCTGTAGGCAAGATTTACTGGGCTGGCGCCATGAGCACCTATTTTCTTACGGCTGTGCTGCCCGGCGATGTCAACAACGTGACCATCAAGGGCGTCATGCAGCAGAACGTGTACCGCGCTGCTGTGGAAGAGCAGGAAACCCTGCTTGGCCCCGGTCAGGAAAAGGAACTGTCTGTTTCTTACTGGGTTGGCCCCAAGGTGCGCTCCGAGCTTCAGGCCGTTTCACCCCAGCTTGCCAAAAGCGTCGATTTGGGCTTTTTCCACATCATTGCCAAGGGTCTGTTGTGGCTGCTGGAATTCTTCCAGAAGTATGTTCACAACTGGGGCCTGTCCATCATTCTGCTGACCGTGCTCATCAAGGCCGTGTTCTGGCCCCTTACGGCCAAGAGCTACGCCTCAATGGAAAAGATGAAGAAGCTGCAGCCCCATATGACGGAGCTGCGCGAAAAGTACAAGGACAACAAGGAGCAGATGAACAAGGAGGTCATGTCCCTCTACAAGACCTATGGCGTTAACCCCGCCAGCGGTTGCGTGCCCATCCTTATTCAGATGCCTGTGTTCTTTGGCCTGTATCAGGCCCTGCTGACCTCCATTGAGCTGCGCCATGCGCCCTTCATCAAGTACCTGCCGGGTACGGACATGCTCTGGCTGGCAGACTTGTCTACCAAAGACCCGCTGTATATTACTCCTATCATCATGGGCTTCACCATGTTTTTGCAGCAGAAGATGAGTCCTCCTGCCACGGACCCCACCCAGCAGAAGATCATGATGTTTCTGCCCATTATCTTCACCGTGCTTTTCCTGAACTTCCCCTCAGGGCTTGTGCTGTACTGGCTGGTTAACAACGTGCTTTCCATTGCCCAGCAGCAGATGATGATCCGTAAGTTCAAGGCCCACGCCGCCGCGAAATAG
- the thrB gene encoding homoserine kinase, with protein sequence MSASSSTAVATDCSGPSSITAPVRPSPCIVLIGMAGAGKSTIGEALARRLDWAFMDSDHLIEAIYGARLQDVTDALSKDDFLDVEASVISSIKANRTVIATGGSVVYREKAMCHLATLGPLVHLAVPLQTVEERIARNPQRGLAIAPGQTLRDIFLERQDLYTRYATLCCEASCKTPQECVNWIVSNLPPEAIACDDTAP encoded by the coding sequence ATGTCTGCTTCCTCTTCTACTGCCGTCGCCACAGATTGTTCTGGTCCTTCTTCCATCACAGCTCCGGTCAGGCCATCACCGTGCATTGTTCTGATCGGCATGGCGGGAGCAGGAAAGTCCACCATTGGCGAAGCGCTTGCCCGCCGCCTGGACTGGGCTTTTATGGACAGCGACCATCTTATTGAAGCCATCTATGGCGCACGCCTGCAAGACGTCACCGACGCCCTGAGCAAGGACGACTTTCTTGATGTGGAAGCCAGCGTGATCAGTTCCATAAAAGCCAACCGCACTGTCATTGCCACAGGCGGCAGCGTTGTTTACCGCGAAAAGGCCATGTGCCACCTTGCCACACTTGGGCCTCTGGTGCATCTGGCCGTGCCTCTGCAAACGGTCGAGGAACGCATAGCCCGCAACCCGCAGCGGGGTCTGGCTATTGCTCCCGGGCAGACGCTGCGCGATATTTTTCTGGAGCGGCAGGATCTGTACACACGTTATGCCACCCTGTGCTGTGAAGCGTCATGCAAAACTCCGCAGGAGTGCGTGAACTGGATTGTGAGCAACCTTCCGCCAGAGGCCATCGCCTGCGACGATACCGCCCCATAA
- a CDS encoding OmpA family protein, producing MKSFRLLVLAAALVLSYAVAAAAAPACTKKIDSFDFVVDYSGSMMMKNAQLKQDKILVAKSVLQRVNAAIPALDYNGGLHTISPNGVIVAQGPWDRNTMAAGINKLRSGFDVFGRMTSMGTGLQAYEPFLSSMKRDAAVILVTDGDNNRGSNLVEVARQLYASQRNLVIHIVSFADNKNGEETIKQVAALNPATIVVRGEELATSDAAVERFVLSVFCQDEDVIVLRGVHFAFNSYALDSKAMGILNEAAGLIKASPNKRVVLSGWTDWIGSDAYNMKLSQERANSVKNYLVKQGIPASRMTAIGRGKSFKYNNETAEGRAMNRRTEISFE from the coding sequence ATGAAATCGTTTCGTCTTCTTGTTCTGGCCGCTGCTCTTGTACTGAGCTACGCTGTGGCCGCTGCGGCCGCTCCGGCCTGCACCAAGAAAATCGACAGCTTTGACTTCGTTGTGGACTACTCTGGTTCCATGATGATGAAGAACGCTCAATTGAAGCAGGACAAGATCCTTGTGGCCAAAAGCGTGCTGCAGCGCGTGAACGCCGCTATCCCTGCTCTGGACTATAACGGTGGCTTGCACACCATTTCCCCCAACGGCGTTATCGTTGCTCAGGGTCCCTGGGACCGCAACACGATGGCCGCTGGCATCAACAAGCTGCGTTCCGGTTTTGATGTCTTTGGTCGTATGACCAGCATGGGCACCGGCCTGCAGGCTTACGAACCCTTCCTGTCCAGCATGAAGCGCGATGCCGCCGTTATCCTCGTGACCGACGGCGACAACAACCGTGGTTCCAATCTGGTAGAAGTTGCCCGTCAGCTGTACGCCAGCCAGCGTAATTTGGTTATCCACATCGTTTCTTTCGCCGACAACAAGAACGGTGAAGAAACCATCAAGCAGGTTGCTGCTCTGAACCCCGCCACCATCGTGGTGCGTGGTGAAGAACTGGCCACCAGCGACGCCGCCGTTGAACGCTTCGTTCTGTCCGTGTTCTGCCAGGACGAAGACGTGATCGTGCTGCGTGGCGTGCACTTCGCTTTCAATTCCTATGCTCTTGACAGCAAGGCCATGGGCATCCTGAACGAAGCCGCCGGCCTGATCAAGGCTAGCCCCAACAAGCGCGTGGTGCTTTCTGGCTGGACCGACTGGATCGGTTCTGATGCCTACAACATGAAGCTTTCACAGGAACGCGCCAACAGCGTGAAGAACTACCTCGTGAAGCAGGGCATCCCCGCCAGCCGCATGACCGCCATTGGTCGTGGCAAGTCCTTCAAGTACAACAACGAAACCGCTGAAGGTCGCGCCATGAACAGGCGCACCGAAATCTCCTTCGAATAA
- the cbiD gene encoding cobalt-precorrin-5B (C(1))-methyltransferase CbiD yields the protein MTTKLREGFTTGSAATGAALAALHLLKTGRAPSHVDVPLPPFSFPPAPTPAPTSDGHLAAANGTAASTVAGSGFADEPIPAPRGMLRLEVAACDHGAAPELASCPEFAALFTQKTPSSQTAHSADASTCPSGQGNTQGSLRVAHASIRKDGGDDPDATSGALITVTVVENFPVAEQPAISHTIEEANDASGLARPFTVSIEGGPGVGRVTLPGLPVPVGEAAVNPTPRQQITLALRCAALQLGERPGPSLRVIISVPEGERLARQTFNPRLGIVGGISILGTQGTVRPYSHQAWKATIEQGLAVALATGCRDMGLTTGRRSERLLMDKYPQMPQRSFIQVADFAAFSLKAAGAMPFENLIWGCFFGKLVKLAQGHAYTHARHADLDMEDLARLCRQCGAACADEVRNCVTAAHALELLLQDKAGNDVIALTGEKAAAVAANFAGRHVRLHLFHTDGRELLAL from the coding sequence ATGACCACAAAACTGCGCGAAGGATTTACCACGGGCTCTGCGGCTACGGGCGCGGCTCTGGCCGCCCTGCATCTCTTGAAGACGGGGCGTGCGCCGAGCCATGTGGATGTGCCCCTTCCTCCTTTCAGCTTTCCGCCTGCGCCAACCCCTGCCCCAACCTCTGACGGCCACCTTGCGGCGGCCAATGGCACAGCCGCCAGCACCGTTGCGGGCAGCGGTTTTGCCGACGAGCCAATCCCAGCACCCAGGGGTATGCTGCGGCTTGAAGTGGCGGCCTGCGATCACGGGGCAGCTCCAGAACTGGCTTCATGCCCCGAATTTGCGGCGCTTTTTACGCAAAAAACGCCGTCTTCCCAAACAGCGCATTCCGCAGATGCCTCCACCTGCCCCAGCGGACAGGGCAATACGCAAGGCAGTCTGCGCGTGGCCCACGCATCTATACGCAAAGATGGCGGCGACGACCCGGACGCGACCTCCGGTGCGCTTATCACGGTCACAGTGGTTGAAAATTTTCCTGTAGCCGAACAGCCTGCTATCAGTCATACTATTGAAGAAGCAAACGACGCCTCTGGTTTGGCGCGCCCTTTTACCGTCAGTATTGAAGGCGGCCCCGGCGTGGGCCGCGTGACCCTGCCGGGGCTGCCTGTTCCGGTGGGAGAAGCAGCCGTTAATCCGACGCCGCGCCAGCAGATCACCCTCGCCCTGCGCTGCGCGGCTTTGCAGTTGGGTGAGCGCCCGGGCCCTTCTTTGCGTGTCATCATCAGTGTTCCTGAAGGCGAACGCCTGGCCCGGCAGACGTTCAACCCGCGCCTTGGCATTGTGGGCGGCATTTCCATCCTCGGCACGCAAGGTACGGTGCGCCCCTACAGCCATCAGGCGTGGAAGGCCACCATCGAGCAAGGGCTGGCCGTGGCGCTGGCAACCGGCTGCCGCGACATGGGCCTGACCACGGGCAGACGCTCCGAACGCCTGCTTATGGACAAATATCCGCAGATGCCGCAAAGAAGTTTCATTCAGGTGGCAGACTTTGCGGCATTTTCGCTCAAGGCCGCGGGGGCCATGCCTTTTGAAAATCTTATATGGGGCTGTTTTTTCGGCAAACTGGTCAAACTGGCTCAGGGCCACGCCTACACGCATGCCCGCCACGCGGATCTGGACATGGAAGATCTTGCGCGCCTGTGCCGCCAATGCGGCGCGGCCTGCGCAGATGAGGTACGCAACTGCGTCACCGCCGCTCACGCGCTGGAGCTGCTGTTGCAAGACAAAGCCGGAAATGACGTTATTGCCCTTACAGGCGAAAAAGCCGCTGCTGTAGCGGCAAATTTCGCAGGCCGCCATGTGCGCCTGCACCTTTTTCACACAGACGGCAGGGAATTACTGGCATTATGA
- the rpmH gene encoding 50S ribosomal protein L34: MKRTYQPSKIRRARTHGFRARMATPGGRAILRRRRAKGRKHLSA; this comes from the coding sequence ATGAAAAGAACTTATCAGCCTAGCAAAATCAGAAGGGCCCGCACCCACGGTTTTCGCGCTCGTATGGCCACCCCCGGTGGGCGTGCTATTCTGCGTCGCCGTCGCGCCAAGGGCCGCAAGCACCTCAGCGCCTGA
- a CDS encoding translation initiation factor 2 produces MRNQIFLALLLTFGLTTGGCAWFGGDTSSTEAAITPAQPEEATEPAPAPVPPATGKAAKADKKAAKPADKKTSAKGAKTEAQIAAELETVGRKLVAQAGRTVVPSKAKKDVRQVGKDFVASYVEVDESTISTELRPGASGQYVGFVRYKENVYECRGASRQAALTAACQQVKARRINELIRYDGSSWQY; encoded by the coding sequence ATGCGCAATCAAATATTTTTGGCTCTTTTGCTGACTTTCGGTCTGACGACAGGCGGTTGCGCCTGGTTTGGCGGCGACACTTCTTCCACTGAAGCGGCGATCACCCCGGCCCAGCCCGAAGAGGCTACCGAGCCAGCACCCGCGCCGGTTCCTCCGGCCACTGGCAAAGCCGCTAAGGCCGACAAAAAAGCCGCCAAACCTGCGGATAAAAAGACTTCTGCCAAGGGCGCTAAAACCGAGGCCCAGATTGCCGCTGAACTGGAAACCGTGGGACGTAAACTGGTCGCTCAGGCCGGTAGAACCGTGGTGCCTTCCAAGGCCAAGAAGGACGTGCGTCAGGTCGGCAAAGACTTTGTTGCAAGCTACGTTGAAGTGGACGAAAGCACCATCTCCACAGAATTGCGCCCCGGTGCTTCCGGTCAGTATGTAGGCTTTGTGCGCTACAAAGAAAATGTTTACGAATGCCGCGGCGCCAGCCGTCAGGCTGCCCTTACCGCAGCCTGCCAGCAGGTGAAAGCCCGCAGGATCAATGAATTGATCAGATATGACGGATCAAGCTGGCAGTACTAA
- a CDS encoding protein jag, whose translation MEGFKEFQGKDLDSAIEEACSYFDSAREKLEIEIVQDSKSGIFGIVGARKAKVRARRVQLREAVESALGRKGGQTAPAAASDAASAEAPEKSRNQREENGQAPAGQQEKRNGRSRGRKPAAEAGTASQPEAAQGREARSGKGTGPRSEKQGDKNAERGAEKNNVRNGDKAADKASDKSPEKSVEKAEIEGRAERSRDRAPKNGGRGQNGQNGDENRRGEGRGRRGEAHDSRENRSAVKEGGREVARQAKSVDSLDDDFEEVAEGLPAMPMEQLDQERLEALVRDTVRQLVRPIVGDAVQLEVKLGGDRVQVGIDSEEDSGLLIGREGQTLAALQYMISRIVSRGMNAAVRVQLDAGEYRSRQDEKLREMALSLAEKVRLSGRSYSTRPLSSYHRRIVHVCLQEATDVQTRSTGDGPMKRVVILRRKAEKN comes from the coding sequence ATGGAAGGGTTTAAAGAATTCCAGGGGAAGGACCTGGACAGCGCCATCGAAGAGGCTTGCAGTTACTTCGATTCGGCGCGCGAAAAGCTGGAAATTGAAATCGTGCAAGATTCCAAGTCCGGTATATTTGGAATCGTTGGTGCGCGCAAAGCCAAAGTGCGCGCGCGCCGGGTGCAACTGCGTGAAGCTGTTGAAAGCGCGCTTGGCCGCAAGGGGGGGCAAACCGCCCCCGCCGCCGCAAGCGACGCCGCTTCGGCTGAAGCCCCGGAAAAAAGCCGTAATCAGCGTGAAGAAAATGGGCAGGCCCCCGCTGGCCAGCAAGAAAAGCGTAATGGCCGTTCCCGCGGGCGTAAGCCTGCTGCCGAAGCCGGAACAGCCAGCCAGCCTGAAGCCGCACAGGGTCGCGAGGCCCGGTCTGGCAAGGGGACTGGCCCGCGTTCTGAAAAGCAGGGCGATAAAAACGCCGAGCGTGGCGCTGAGAAAAACAACGTTCGCAACGGTGACAAAGCTGCCGACAAAGCCTCTGATAAAAGCCCTGAAAAATCAGTTGAAAAAGCTGAAATCGAAGGGCGGGCTGAACGCTCCAGAGACAGAGCCCCCAAAAATGGCGGGCGAGGCCAGAATGGCCAGAACGGCGACGAAAACCGCCGGGGAGAGGGCCGTGGCCGCCGCGGAGAAGCGCATGACAGCCGCGAGAATCGCAGCGCCGTGAAAGAAGGCGGCCGCGAAGTTGCCCGTCAGGCCAAGTCTGTTGACTCTCTGGACGATGATTTTGAAGAAGTAGCTGAGGGCCTGCCTGCAATGCCTATGGAGCAGCTCGATCAGGAGCGGCTCGAGGCGCTTGTGCGCGACACCGTACGCCAGCTCGTGCGTCCCATCGTTGGCGACGCTGTGCAGCTTGAAGTAAAGCTTGGCGGCGACAGGGTGCAGGTCGGTATTGATAGTGAGGAAGATTCCGGCCTGCTGATTGGCCGCGAAGGCCAAACTCTGGCAGCGCTTCAGTACATGATTTCGCGCATTGTATCGCGCGGTATGAACGCCGCCGTGCGCGTGCAGCTTGACGCTGGCGAGTACCGCAGCCGTCAGGACGAAAAACTGCGCGAAATGGCGCTTTCGCTGGCTGAAAAGGTGCGTCTGAGTGGCCGTTCTTATTCCACGCGGCCCCTGTCGTCCTATCACCGCCGCATCGTGCACGTCTGTTTGCAGGAAGCCACGGATGTGCAGACACGCAGCACGGGCGATGGCCCCATGAAGAGAGTTGTCATACTGCGCAGGAAGGCTGAAAAGAACTAG
- the cobM gene encoding precorrin-4 C(11)-methyltransferase → MSVCAKSIAPGLVSFVGAGPGDPELLTIKGRKAIEQASLVIYAGSLVPPDVVACAAPGVPVVDSAPLTLEQCHDLVRRTALTGGAVARVHTGDPSLYGALREQARLLDQDGIPWRVIPGVTAACAAAAAAGVTFTVPEVTQSLIITRMEGRTPVPEREALRLLAAHGTSLAVYLSAGASENLQAELLAHTPSDTPILCAYRVGWPDQRLVWTTAGTLAQCVEEHGLVRQTVFLVLPGQNAADTASLLYAARFSHGYRQASKE, encoded by the coding sequence ATGTCTGTGTGCGCAAAAAGCATTGCCCCCGGTCTTGTCAGCTTTGTGGGGGCAGGCCCCGGCGATCCCGAACTGCTGACCATCAAAGGCCGCAAGGCCATTGAGCAGGCCAGTTTGGTGATCTATGCCGGCTCGCTGGTGCCGCCCGATGTGGTGGCCTGCGCAGCCCCCGGAGTGCCCGTAGTAGACTCCGCCCCGCTGACGCTCGAGCAATGTCATGATCTGGTGCGGCGCACGGCCCTTACGGGCGGCGCAGTGGCGCGCGTGCATACGGGCGACCCTTCGCTGTACGGCGCGCTGCGCGAACAGGCCCGGTTGCTGGATCAGGACGGCATTCCCTGGCGCGTCATACCGGGCGTTACCGCTGCCTGTGCGGCAGCCGCAGCGGCAGGCGTGACCTTTACCGTGCCGGAAGTAACCCAGAGCCTCATCATTACCCGCATGGAAGGGCGCACTCCCGTACCGGAACGCGAAGCCCTGCGCCTGCTGGCAGCCCACGGCACATCCCTGGCTGTTTACCTGTCAGCCGGAGCCAGCGAAAACCTGCAAGCTGAACTGCTGGCCCACACTCCATCAGATACGCCCATCCTGTGCGCCTACCGCGTGGGTTGGCCTGACCAGCGCCTTGTTTGGACTACCGCCGGAACACTGGCCCAGTGTGTGGAAGAGCACGGGCTTGTACGGCAGACCGTTTTTCTGGTGCTACCGGGTCAGAATGCGGCGGATACGGCCTCACTGCTGTACGCAGCCAGGTTCAGCCACGGCTATAGACAGGCAAGCAAAGAGTGA
- the yidD gene encoding membrane protein insertion efficiency factor YidD — MSKLLRTFCVFPIRVYQRCISPVLPPACRYYPTCSAYAVEAVMTHGVLRGGWLALKRLASCHPWGGSGYDPVPPPARRRHDVPPLSQE, encoded by the coding sequence ATGAGCAAATTGTTGCGCACTTTCTGCGTATTTCCCATCCGGGTATACCAGCGCTGCATCTCGCCCGTGTTGCCCCCTGCTTGCCGTTATTATCCCACCTGTTCCGCCTATGCCGTAGAGGCCGTCATGACCCACGGCGTGCTGCGGGGCGGCTGGCTTGCGCTCAAGCGCCTGGCCAGCTGTCACCCTTGGGGCGGTTCGGGCTATGACCCGGTTCCACCACCAGCACGACGTCGTCATGACGTTCCGCCATTGTCCCAGGAGTGA
- the cbiE gene encoding precorrin-6y C5,15-methyltransferase (decarboxylating) subunit CbiE has translation MKHQVALPGIAVPAQSGTETGSEHRADSVPDKTPRALSPVSDAVSGTASEAVSGTDAGTGAGANAGDASATLSGDGPTDAPGKPHAPLEDSATGTASAITPSSELPATAPEAAQTTSPSLVPQETPEPQLPEILPGAAVEASVEASQKAAVGAVEDASSAAAAEKISGVVSLGIIPEPAKSASPARLAKRQHKSTPQPVEEHSAEASADDWPPMSDILQSFFIFEPTTAEPSPITVLGLDCARPRGLPLLTADQRALLQEADVICGGKQLLHELTGAAPEENTPVRAAGSPNLSAPSSLDIYEDNAAQDVLKARLLPLSTPLEPVLTRLSQMRAAGERVVMLADGDPLLFGIGATLVRLLGQEAVRLMPAVSSLQQACARLALPWHKVICLSLHGRDDLGPLNAAVSKNAPLCILTDARMTPDLLARHLLDRGVDWFTAHIFERMGAPDEICHNMDLAQAAGTSFGPACTFILVPGDTPRRARLGLNAHELAVDRGLISKKPVRATALALLQIEPHHVVWDVGSGSGAVALEATVLAHEGRVVAVERSVGRAMSIQENRRRFGAAILDVRLGEAPECLPSLPDPHRVFIGGGLSGEDGEDILGHVCLRLPVGGRVVASCVLLDTFCLCRSFFERLGWPVEICQIQASEGRELGGDIHLAAMNPVFLVTAQKPAPEGVTQKRGHE, from the coding sequence ATGAAACATCAGGTCGCACTGCCCGGCATCGCCGTGCCCGCACAGAGCGGAACCGAAACCGGAAGTGAACATCGGGCGGATTCCGTACCCGACAAGACACCCCGCGCGCTTTCTCCCGTTTCTGACGCCGTTTCTGGCACAGCTTCTGAGGCCGTTTCTGGCACAGACGCTGGCACAGGCGCTGGTGCAAACGCTGGGGATGCCTCTGCCACGCTTTCTGGCGACGGGCCTACTGACGCGCCCGGCAAACCCCATGCTCCGCTTGAAGATTCTGCCACAGGCACAGCCTCTGCGATCACTCCTTCATCAGAACTGCCTGCTACCGCCCCAGAGGCGGCACAAACGACCTCGCCGTCTCTTGTCCCGCAGGAGACCCCTGAACCGCAACTGCCTGAGATTCTGCCCGGAGCAGCTGTGGAAGCTTCAGTGGAAGCTTCGCAGAAAGCTGCTGTGGGCGCGGTTGAGGACGCCTCCTCTGCCGCAGCGGCCGAAAAAATTTCGGGAGTCGTCAGCCTTGGCATTATTCCCGAACCAGCAAAATCGGCCTCGCCTGCCCGCCTTGCCAAAAGACAGCACAAGTCCACGCCGCAACCAGTGGAAGAACATTCCGCAGAAGCATCGGCAGACGACTGGCCGCCCATGTCAGACATTTTGCAGTCTTTCTTCATTTTTGAGCCAACCACAGCCGAACCGTCGCCCATTACGGTGCTTGGGCTGGATTGCGCCCGCCCGCGCGGCCTGCCGCTGCTCACAGCCGACCAGCGTGCCTTGTTGCAGGAGGCGGATGTTATTTGCGGGGGTAAACAGCTCTTACATGAATTGACAGGCGCAGCGCCGGAAGAAAACACCCCGGTCCGTGCTGCTGGCTCCCCGAACCTGTCTGCGCCCTCTTCCCTTGATATTTATGAAGACAATGCGGCCCAGGACGTGCTCAAGGCGCGCCTGCTGCCTCTGAGCACCCCTCTGGAACCAGTGCTCACCAGACTGAGCCAAATGCGCGCAGCCGGAGAACGCGTTGTCATGCTGGCCGACGGCGACCCGCTGCTTTTCGGCATTGGGGCTACCCTGGTGCGCCTGCTCGGGCAGGAGGCAGTGCGCCTCATGCCTGCCGTCAGCTCCCTGCAACAGGCCTGCGCCCGGCTGGCCCTGCCCTGGCACAAGGTTATTTGCCTTTCCCTGCACGGACGGGACGACCTTGGCCCCCTCAATGCCGCAGTCAGCAAAAACGCTCCCCTCTGCATCCTCACCGATGCCCGCATGACGCCTGACCTGCTGGCACGGCACCTTCTGGACAGAGGCGTTGACTGGTTCACTGCCCACATTTTTGAGCGCATGGGCGCACCAGACGAAATCTGCCACAATATGGATCTGGCCCAAGCTGCCGGAACATCCTTCGGCCCCGCCTGCACCTTTATTCTCGTACCCGGCGATACGCCGCGCCGCGCCCGGCTGGGCCTGAACGCGCACGAACTGGCTGTGGATAGAGGATTAATCAGCAAAAAACCCGTACGGGCCACGGCACTGGCATTGTTACAGATTGAACCGCATCATGTGGTGTGGGACGTTGGCTCCGGCTCAGGGGCCGTAGCGCTTGAAGCCACGGTATTGGCCCACGAAGGCCGTGTGGTGGCAGTGGAAAGATCCGTGGGACGAGCCATGAGTATTCAGGAAAACCGCCGCCGCTTCGGCGCGGCCATTCTGGACGTACGCCTGGGAGAAGCACCGGAGTGCCTGCCCTCGCTGCCTGATCCGCACCGTGTTTTCATTGGCGGCGGCCTTTCTGGCGAAGACGGCGAGGACATCCTCGGGCATGTCTGCCTTCGTTTGCCTGTGGGCGGCCGCGTCGTGGCAAGTTGTGTCTTGCTGGACACGTTCTGCCTGTGCCGCAGTTTTTTTGAACGTCTTGGCTGGCCTGTGGAAATCTGCCAGATTCAGGCCTCAGAAGGCAGAGAGCTGGGAGGCGATATACATTTGGCGGCAATGAATCCCGTTTTTTTGGTGACGGCCCAAAAACCCGCCCCCGAAGGCGTGACGCAGAAGCGTGGTCATGAATAG
- the rnpA gene encoding ribonuclease P protein component, with protein MCRYLLPRQLRIRRRVEFTACYERGRRYHSEHFLVFVLPGACPGLRARTGMAVSRKVGNAVVRNRVKRLLREFYRLHREELPVEADIVTIAKKHTGQAALDYAHVAAELLPLLQRAARHQSGSSALAGLP; from the coding sequence ATGTGCCGGTACCTCCTGCCCCGGCAGTTGCGCATCCGCCGCCGGGTGGAGTTTACAGCCTGCTACGAGCGGGGCAGGCGCTACCACAGCGAGCATTTCCTTGTCTTTGTGTTGCCGGGAGCCTGTCCCGGTCTTCGCGCGCGTACTGGCATGGCTGTCTCCCGTAAGGTGGGCAACGCCGTGGTTCGAAATCGCGTCAAGAGACTCTTGCGGGAATTCTACCGCCTACACAGAGAGGAGCTGCCCGTGGAGGCTGACATCGTAACCATAGCCAAAAAGCATACCGGACAAGCCGCACTGGACTACGCCCATGTGGCTGCGGAGCTTTTGCCACTGTTGCAGCGAGCGGCCCGACACCAGTCGGGCTCTTCGGCATTGGCGGGTCTGCCATGA